The Candidatus Binatia bacterium genome segment CACAATCTGTACGCCTTCTACGGCGTTCAGGCCTTGGACGGCAGCTTCAAGGACAAGCGGCGACCCGATTTTCGTACCACCGGCCAGCTAAACTCGCTGGGATTCCGCTACGACCATACCAATCTCCTGTCGTACGACAACCCGAGCCACGAGCGGAATTTTCGCGTCTACGGCGACTGGTACGACCGCGCCCTCGGCGGCGACTTCGATTACGTCGACTGGGGCGCCACCGCGGCGCTGACGCAGCCGTTGGGAAGCTACGGGACCATTGGCGCGCTTCAGGTCCTGGACGGCTTCAGCGAACCGCTCGGTGGGAGCTTGGTTCCCAACCAGGGCCTCTACAGCCTCGGCGGATCGCTGTCGATCCGCGGCATCGGGGCGGAGGAGGAACTCGGGCGCAATATGTTTCTCGTACGGGCGGAGATCCGTCACGACCTCTACCCGGAGCTCGACCTCAATCTGTTCGATCTCCTGGTGATGCGCCGCTCGCAACTGCGCTTCTTCGCCGATAGCGGTCGGGTCAGCAATTCCGCGGCGAAAGTTTACGATGTCGGTGGCTACGCCGTCGGCGTGGGCGTCGGTCTGGCGGCAGTGTACGACTTCATGGGGTTCTTTCCGTCGGTTGCGTACATCGAAGTCGCGACGCGGGTGGACGACGCGAAAAAGGCGAGCGACGTGCAGTTTCTCTTCGGTACGCGACAGGCGTTCTGAGCGGCAGGCCCGAGTCAAATGCCTTTCAGGGCTTGCCGGGTGCCGAAGCATCGTTGTAAGGAGTAACCAAAGGGGAAGTCGTGTGAATCGTGACGAGGTGAAGCAAAGCTTGAAGACACTTCTGGTGGAAGGCTTGCGGCTGGAGGGCGTTCGGCCGGAAGATATTCAAGACAGTGAGCCGATATTCGTGGAAGGGCTCGGTCTTGATTCGATTGACGCGCTCGAGTTGGTGGTGCTGGTCGAAGAGCGCTTTGGCCTGAGCATCCCCGATGAGGAGGTTGGCAAACTCGCATTCGCATCGCTTGATGCCCTCGCCGATTTTGTCCTCGCGAATCAGAACGGCACCGCGGCGC includes the following:
- a CDS encoding phosphopantetheine-binding protein, with protein sequence MNRDEVKQSLKTLLVEGLRLEGVRPEDIQDSEPIFVEGLGLDSIDALELVVLVEERFGLSIPDEEVGKLAFASLDALADFVLANQNGTAAPQA